A single Paenibacillus sp. FSL R5-0517 DNA region contains:
- the poxB gene encoding ubiquinone-dependent pyruvate dehydrogenase, with translation MKKTVADVLVESLLNAGIKRIYGIVGDSLNAVLDSIRRSGKIEWIHVRHEEVAAFAAGADAEVSGSIAVCAGSSGPGNMHLINGLYDCHRNRVPVLAIAAHIPSDEIGSEYFQATHPEYLFQECSDYCEVITTAKQMPRSLTMAIQTAVARSGVSVVVLPGDVAGLEAADLPVPEHVYHATNPVVHPSEPELMKLAEYLNQGKKITLLCGAGCAGAREPLMQLCDRLKSPMVIALRGKEYLEYDNPYSVGLTGLIGYSSGYHAMMDCDVLLMLGTDFPYRQFYPEDAKVLQVDIQSSHLGRRTKLDYGVCGDVKSTIETLLPYLTEEHSDKHLRKSVDRYVKVRKELDELAVGKPGKKPIHPQYLTKVISDAAAENAIFTCDVGTPTVWAARYIEMSRNRRLLGSFSHGTMANALPQAIGAQVADPGRQVISLSGDGGITMLMGDLLTLKQHNLPIKVVVFNNGALGFVELEMKAAGFLESGTELVNPNFAMVAQAMGMEGIRVEDPAELEGAVQRALQHDGPVLIDVVVNRQELSLPPKIEFKQAEGFTLWMMKAVLNGRGDEIIELAKTNLLR, from the coding sequence ATGAAAAAAACAGTCGCGGACGTTCTGGTTGAATCCTTATTGAACGCTGGCATCAAACGAATATATGGCATTGTTGGAGACTCTTTGAATGCGGTGCTTGACTCCATCCGTCGTTCAGGCAAGATCGAGTGGATTCATGTGCGGCATGAGGAAGTGGCTGCTTTTGCTGCCGGGGCAGACGCTGAGGTCAGTGGAAGTATCGCTGTCTGCGCAGGTAGCAGCGGTCCGGGTAACATGCATCTGATTAACGGTCTGTACGATTGTCATCGCAATCGTGTGCCTGTACTCGCCATCGCTGCACATATCCCAAGTGACGAGATTGGTAGCGAATATTTTCAGGCGACTCATCCGGAGTATCTGTTTCAGGAATGCAGTGATTATTGTGAAGTGATTACAACAGCAAAACAGATGCCTCGTTCCCTTACGATGGCGATCCAGACAGCAGTCGCACGTTCAGGTGTATCTGTCGTTGTATTGCCGGGGGATGTAGCTGGACTTGAGGCGGCGGACCTACCTGTGCCTGAACATGTGTATCATGCGACCAACCCTGTGGTCCATCCTTCTGAGCCGGAACTCATGAAATTGGCGGAATATCTGAATCAAGGCAAAAAAATTACATTGTTGTGCGGTGCAGGCTGCGCGGGCGCTCGTGAACCCCTGATGCAGCTCTGTGATCGGTTGAAATCCCCCATGGTTATTGCGCTAAGAGGCAAGGAATATCTGGAGTATGACAACCCCTATTCCGTCGGTCTTACCGGCCTGATCGGGTATTCATCCGGTTATCATGCCATGATGGACTGTGATGTATTATTGATGCTGGGAACGGATTTCCCATATCGTCAATTCTATCCCGAAGATGCAAAAGTACTTCAGGTCGACATACAATCTTCCCATCTCGGCCGTCGTACGAAGCTGGATTACGGCGTGTGTGGGGATGTAAAATCGACCATTGAAACCTTGCTTCCATATCTAACAGAAGAACACAGTGACAAACATTTGCGTAAAAGTGTGGATCGTTATGTGAAAGTACGTAAAGAACTGGACGAGCTGGCTGTTGGAAAACCGGGTAAAAAGCCCATCCATCCGCAGTACCTGACCAAGGTCATTAGTGATGCCGCCGCAGAGAATGCCATCTTCACATGTGATGTCGGTACACCGACAGTATGGGCAGCCCGTTATATTGAGATGAGCCGCAACCGCAGACTGCTCGGTTCATTTAGTCACGGTACGATGGCCAATGCGCTGCCACAAGCGATTGGTGCCCAGGTCGCTGATCCCGGCAGACAAGTCATCTCGTTGTCGGGTGATGGTGGTATTACGATGCTGATGGGTGATCTGTTGACATTGAAACAGCATAATCTGCCGATCAAGGTTGTGGTGTTTAATAATGGAGCACTTGGTTTTGTTGAGCTAGAGATGAAGGCTGCCGGATTCCTGGAGTCGGGAACAGAGCTTGTCAATCCGAACTTTGCGATGGTTGCCCAGGCGATGGGCATGGAAGGCATTCGCGTTGAAGATCCGGCTGAACTGGAAGGGGCTGTACAGCGTGCACTTCAGCATGATGGTCCTGTACTGATTGATGTCGTGGTGAATCGTCAGGAATTGTCCTTACCTCCGAAAATTGAGTTCAAACAGGCAGAAGGATTCACCTTATGGATGATGAAAGCCGTGCTGAACGGACGCGGTGACGAGATCATTGAATTGGCAAAAACCAATTTGCTGAGATAG
- a CDS encoding glycoside hydrolase family 52 protein produces MSTSKSIFYNAHHAPIGAFASFTLGYKGAKGGLGLELGKPADQNVYIGLQSRDGENYQALPFYEASEDESSRYDVEKLENGDTALTTASKVPQPLIAAFRDEEITREFTSGTDTWTAGDLTFCIYSPVRPVPDPTSGDREALMDALVPAVLVEMTIDNTQGQQARKAYFGYQGNDPYSAMRLIGGPEGGSITGVGQGRLTAIMSADDGLWPARGFTLEKLLQEKHRDNLAFGLGSTAALLMEVPAGEKRTYQFAVCFYRGGIVTTGMDTTYWYTRYFSDIQATGAYALQRFSELTASCGEVEQRLGTAALTEDQSFMLAHSIHSYYASTQLLDADGEPLWVVNEGEYRMMNTLDLTADQLYFELALNPWTVRNELEWFVKRYSYTDQVRFPGEEKLHPGGITFTHDMGVANVFSRPGHSAYELVGIDDCFSQMSHEELVNWLCCATVYIEQTQDQAFVKNMLPVIQNCFESMLNRDHPIAEQRNGLMGLDSSRTQGGAEITTYDSLDVSLGQSRNNIYLAGKCWAVYVALEKLFATEKLADLSHQAGLQADRCAASIAAQLTDGGYIPAVIAENNDSRIIPAIEGLVFPYFTGCEAALDINGRFGPYLKALQTHLKTVLVPGTCLFEDGGWKLSSTSNNSWLSKIYLSQFIARELLDVEWNETGKAADAAHVNWLLHPEESYWCWSDQILSGVAVGSKYYPRGVTSILWLLEGKGNHLAQIYATKEAVQ; encoded by the coding sequence GTGAGCACATCGAAATCCATCTTTTATAACGCACATCACGCACCGATTGGTGCTTTTGCGAGTTTTACACTGGGATATAAAGGAGCCAAAGGCGGGCTGGGTCTTGAGCTCGGCAAACCGGCAGACCAGAATGTATATATTGGATTACAATCTCGCGATGGAGAGAATTATCAGGCGCTTCCTTTTTATGAAGCTTCCGAGGATGAGAGCAGCCGTTATGATGTAGAGAAGTTGGAAAATGGTGACACGGCGCTGACCACAGCGTCTAAAGTTCCGCAACCTCTGATTGCGGCTTTTCGTGATGAAGAGATTACCCGTGAATTCACCTCAGGTACAGATACATGGACTGCAGGAGATCTGACATTTTGTATCTACTCGCCTGTACGTCCAGTACCTGATCCAACGAGTGGAGATCGTGAAGCCTTAATGGATGCACTCGTACCTGCCGTGTTGGTCGAGATGACGATTGACAATACGCAAGGTCAGCAAGCACGTAAAGCCTATTTTGGCTATCAGGGCAATGATCCGTACTCTGCAATGCGTCTAATTGGGGGACCTGAGGGCGGCTCCATCACAGGTGTGGGACAAGGTCGACTTACAGCGATTATGTCGGCAGATGACGGACTGTGGCCAGCACGCGGATTCACGCTGGAGAAGCTCTTGCAGGAGAAACATCGGGATAATCTGGCATTTGGACTTGGCTCAACCGCTGCACTACTGATGGAGGTGCCGGCTGGAGAGAAACGTACGTATCAATTCGCCGTATGTTTCTATCGCGGGGGCATTGTGACAACTGGAATGGACACAACGTATTGGTATACGCGCTACTTCTCCGATATTCAGGCAACAGGAGCGTATGCACTCCAACGATTCAGTGAGTTGACCGCATCCTGTGGAGAGGTTGAACAGCGCCTTGGAACGGCTGCTTTGACCGAAGATCAATCATTCATGCTTGCTCATTCCATTCACAGTTATTATGCCAGTACTCAATTGCTGGATGCCGATGGCGAGCCACTCTGGGTGGTGAACGAAGGGGAGTATCGGATGATGAACACACTTGATCTGACGGCCGATCAGTTGTACTTCGAGCTTGCCTTGAATCCATGGACGGTGCGTAATGAGCTGGAGTGGTTTGTCAAACGATACAGTTATACCGATCAGGTTCGTTTCCCGGGGGAAGAAAAGTTACATCCGGGCGGAATAACCTTTACCCATGATATGGGTGTTGCCAACGTGTTCTCACGCCCCGGACACTCGGCATATGAACTGGTTGGCATTGACGACTGCTTTTCACAGATGAGCCACGAGGAACTGGTGAACTGGCTCTGCTGCGCGACCGTATACATTGAACAGACACAGGATCAAGCATTTGTGAAAAACATGCTGCCTGTTATCCAAAATTGCTTCGAAAGTATGCTTAATCGTGACCATCCTATCGCGGAGCAGCGTAACGGTCTGATGGGCCTAGATAGCAGCCGTACCCAAGGTGGAGCGGAAATTACAACTTATGACAGCCTTGATGTGTCACTGGGTCAGTCGCGCAATAATATCTATCTGGCGGGTAAATGTTGGGCGGTCTATGTTGCATTGGAGAAGCTGTTCGCAACGGAGAAGTTGGCGGATCTGTCACATCAAGCGGGGCTTCAGGCGGATCGCTGCGCAGCCAGTATTGCTGCACAGTTGACGGATGGCGGCTACATTCCAGCTGTTATTGCAGAAAATAATGATTCCCGAATCATTCCGGCGATTGAAGGTCTGGTATTCCCTTACTTTACAGGCTGTGAAGCAGCATTGGATATCAATGGTCGTTTTGGACCTTATCTGAAAGCACTCCAAACTCATCTGAAGACGGTTCTTGTACCAGGAACATGCCTGTTCGAAGATGGAGGCTGGAAACTGTCCTCAACAAGCAATAACTCGTGGCTGAGCAAAATCTATCTGTCCCAGTTCATCGCTAGAGAGCTGCTGGATGTGGAATGGAATGAGACAGGCAAGGCAGCAGACGCGGCTCATGTCAACTGGCTGTTGCATCCGGAGGAATCGTACTGGTGCTGGAGTGATCAGATCCTGTCTGGTGTAGCGGTTGGCAGCAAGTACTATCCGCGTGGTGTAACGTCGATTCTATGGCTACTCGAAGGAAAAGGGAATCACCTTGCACAGATCTATGCTACCAAGGAGGCGGTACAATGA
- a CDS encoding Dabb family protein encodes MSSITHMVTFTLYAGKDTPEAEAFLKESSDALAAIPGVEQFRVLRQVSEKNEFDYSFSMVFADQAAYDAYNNHPVHRQYVEERWEKEVSRFQEIDLIQHNH; translated from the coding sequence ATGAGCAGCATCACACATATGGTAACGTTTACACTATACGCAGGTAAAGATACACCGGAGGCAGAAGCCTTTTTGAAGGAAAGTTCGGATGCACTGGCAGCCATTCCTGGGGTAGAGCAATTTCGGGTTCTGAGACAGGTAAGTGAGAAGAATGAGTTTGACTACAGCTTCTCGATGGTCTTCGCGGATCAGGCTGCGTATGATGCATACAACAATCACCCGGTTCACCGTCAATATGTAGAAGAGCGTTGGGAAAAGGAAGTCAGTCGCTTCCAGGAAATTGATCTGATCCAGCATAATCATTAA
- a CDS encoding alpha-glucuronidase family glycosyl hydrolase, which yields MNQSIVQSTLSGPQYDAWLGYHSELPKANGIARKKAPAWSKLILAEEKHGVITTALTELSRGLEKLYGVKPTVSQLSDAQQSERHNHDSEPAIRIGTWTGSDSVAASFSETERSAVQGEGYIIRESEGVLVIGSETPQGLLYGAFHLLRELTMDQGSASEADGAVSKWSFITEQPTNALRMINQWDNVDGSIERGYAGDSIFYDNGEFTLDLDRIRDYARLLASTGINAISINNVNVHRRESLFLTERYLSDVAKVAAEFRAYGIRLFLSANYASPIEIGGLRTADPLDAQVREWWNIQTAKVYAAIPDFGGYLIKADSENRPGPFTYNRDHADGANMLAEALRPFGGLVIWRCFVYNCKQDWRDRSTDRARAAYDHFTPLDGRFAENVILQIKNGPMDFQVREAVSPLFGAMEHTNQVIEFQITQEYTGQQRHLCYLVPQWKEVLDFDTYAKGKGSEIKRIADGSLYKRPHSGFAAVSNIGADACWTGHPLAQANLYGYGRLAWNPELSAEEIADEWVRLTFGHEDEVVRKVTDMLLTSLDIYENYTAPLGVGWMVNPEHHYGPNVDGYEYSKWGTYHFADCHGIGVDRTVKSGTGYTSQYHPENADRYESLDTCPDELILFFHHVPYTHVLHSGKTVIQHIYDTHFEGVAQAEALAETWRQLEGHIDPVIFSKVASLQDNQAEHAKEWRDMINTYFYRKSGIADEQGRTIY from the coding sequence ATGAACCAATCTATCGTTCAATCTACTTTGTCAGGTCCACAGTATGATGCATGGCTGGGGTATCACTCCGAATTGCCAAAAGCGAATGGAATTGCCCGTAAGAAGGCTCCTGCGTGGAGCAAGCTGATACTGGCGGAAGAGAAGCATGGAGTAATCACAACAGCGCTGACCGAACTTTCACGGGGACTGGAGAAGCTGTATGGCGTGAAACCGACAGTCAGTCAGCTGTCTGATGCTCAGCAAAGTGAGCGGCACAATCACGATTCCGAGCCCGCCATACGAATCGGTACTTGGACAGGGAGCGATTCGGTGGCTGCGTCGTTCAGTGAGACAGAGCGTTCTGCTGTTCAAGGAGAAGGGTACATCATTCGTGAAAGCGAGGGTGTGCTGGTCATTGGTTCAGAGACTCCCCAAGGATTATTGTATGGTGCATTCCATCTGCTTCGGGAACTGACAATGGATCAAGGAAGTGCAAGTGAGGCGGATGGCGCTGTGAGTAAATGGAGCTTCATTACAGAGCAGCCTACCAATGCGCTACGGATGATCAATCAGTGGGATAACGTGGACGGCAGCATTGAACGTGGATACGCAGGAGACTCCATTTTCTATGATAACGGGGAATTCACACTGGACTTGGACCGCATCAGGGACTACGCACGTTTACTCGCTTCGACAGGCATCAATGCCATATCGATCAATAATGTCAATGTACACCGCCGTGAGAGCTTGTTTTTGACGGAACGTTACCTTAGCGATGTGGCGAAGGTTGCTGCTGAATTCAGAGCGTATGGTATTCGATTGTTCCTGAGCGCCAACTACGCGAGTCCAATCGAGATTGGCGGGTTACGTACAGCAGATCCGCTGGATGCGCAGGTACGGGAATGGTGGAACATTCAAACGGCCAAGGTGTACGCAGCCATTCCGGATTTTGGCGGTTACCTGATCAAGGCAGACTCCGAGAATCGTCCGGGACCGTTCACGTATAACCGTGATCATGCTGATGGTGCAAACATGCTGGCGGAAGCCCTTCGACCATTCGGTGGATTGGTGATATGGCGTTGCTTCGTCTATAACTGCAAGCAGGACTGGCGGGATCGTTCCACTGACCGTGCACGTGCAGCATATGACCACTTTACGCCGTTGGACGGGCGTTTTGCCGAAAATGTCATTTTGCAGATCAAGAATGGGCCGATGGACTTTCAGGTGAGGGAGGCGGTATCCCCACTGTTCGGAGCCATGGAACATACGAATCAGGTGATTGAATTCCAGATCACACAGGAGTATACCGGACAACAGCGTCATCTCTGTTATCTGGTTCCCCAGTGGAAAGAAGTATTGGACTTTGACACCTACGCCAAAGGCAAAGGTTCAGAGATCAAGAGAATCGCGGATGGTTCTCTGTATAAACGACCTCACAGCGGCTTCGCGGCAGTCTCCAACATTGGTGCTGATGCCTGTTGGACAGGACACCCACTCGCGCAGGCGAATCTGTATGGATACGGGAGACTTGCGTGGAATCCGGAGCTGTCGGCAGAAGAGATTGCCGATGAGTGGGTGAGACTCACATTTGGACATGAAGACGAAGTCGTGCGGAAGGTTACGGATATGCTTTTGACTTCACTAGATATCTATGAGAATTATACGGCGCCTCTCGGTGTGGGTTGGATGGTTAATCCCGAACATCATTATGGACCGAATGTAGATGGATACGAGTATTCCAAATGGGGGACGTATCACTTTGCCGATTGTCATGGCATTGGTGTAGATCGAACCGTGAAGAGCGGTACAGGATACACCTCACAGTATCACCCTGAGAATGCGGATCGCTATGAGTCCTTGGACACCTGTCCGGATGAGTTGATCTTATTTTTCCATCACGTGCCATATACCCATGTTCTGCATTCTGGTAAAACGGTCATTCAGCATATTTATGATACACATTTTGAAGGTGTTGCACAGGCAGAGGCATTAGCTGAGACATGGAGACAGCTTGAGGGCCATATCGACCCGGTTATTTTCAGCAAAGTTGCTTCATTACAGGATAACCAGGCCGAACATGCCAAGGAATGGCGGGACATGATCAATACGTATTTCTATCGCAAGAGCGGTATTGCGGATGAACAAGGTCGAACAATCTATTGA
- a CDS encoding HPr family phosphocarrier protein codes for MKVVRVHEFMIHADFHRDDLMSVSSQASRFSSDIILSYMESEHEHRVDVKSLLGMALLPIRYGSVVRLQTRGRDELEALEYMLNVLEKGTA; via the coding sequence ATGAAAGTTGTGAGAGTACATGAATTTATGATTCACGCTGATTTTCATCGGGATGATCTGATGTCGGTATCTTCTCAAGCGTCACGTTTTTCCTCGGATATTATTTTGTCGTATATGGAGTCTGAGCATGAGCATCGTGTAGATGTCAAAAGCCTGCTTGGAATGGCGTTACTACCCATTCGATATGGTAGTGTTGTCAGATTACAGACAAGGGGCAGGGATGAACTGGAGGCTTTGGAGTACATGCTGAATGTACTGGAGAAAGGGACGGCGTAA
- a CDS encoding type B 50S ribosomal protein L31 — protein sequence MPKVDIHPKTQIVIFYDASADYKFLSSSTKSSNETMEWEDGNSYPVIRVDTSSASHPFFTGKQRNVDIGGRVDKFNRKYNINK from the coding sequence ATGCCAAAAGTTGACATCCATCCAAAGACACAAATCGTAATTTTTTACGATGCAAGTGCTGATTACAAATTCCTGAGTTCTTCCACGAAGTCCTCTAACGAAACTATGGAATGGGAAGATGGTAACTCTTACCCGGTAATCCGTGTGGACACTAGCTCCGCATCCCACCCGTTCTTCACTGGTAAACAAAGAAACGTGGATATCGGTGGTCGTGTTGATAAATTTAACCGTAAATACAACATCAACAAATAA
- a CDS encoding AraC family transcriptional regulator, with protein sequence MSSTFLPPALGESVHEVFYPDVQTTVNLFAIHLRRVGTDWDYPAHEHPQYELNYVTEGEQRMMVNGTLYIQKAGELLLIPPGSIHSSQSHNGKGFTYFCMHFDIDDQLFLSLLARIKQIRFSADSPVTQQIEPVLHKLMSSADDETANTMVQRMQLQSAVFELFGHLWEAVSQEAAQWFTDGHEKIELAHQIRNRLQGLMSQQFKQGHESSGHYGIDDIAAELGISSSHCNRVFKQVFGQSPRAVLSQLVLHEAKLLLGNPKLSVQNIAVMLGYKDIAHFSRQFKRWSGMSPSRYRQEKPALE encoded by the coding sequence ATGTCGTCAACGTTCTTGCCTCCTGCTTTGGGAGAAAGTGTCCATGAAGTTTTTTATCCAGATGTGCAAACAACGGTCAATCTGTTCGCCATTCATTTACGAAGAGTTGGTACGGACTGGGATTATCCGGCGCATGAGCACCCTCAATATGAACTGAATTATGTTACCGAAGGCGAGCAAAGGATGATGGTGAACGGTACCCTATATATTCAAAAGGCTGGCGAACTGCTCCTGATTCCACCGGGAAGCATTCATTCCAGTCAGAGCCATAACGGCAAGGGATTCACGTATTTTTGTATGCACTTTGATATTGATGATCAGTTGTTCCTATCGTTGTTGGCACGCATCAAGCAAATACGATTCAGCGCGGATAGTCCGGTTACACAGCAGATTGAGCCGGTTTTACACAAATTGATGTCATCTGCGGATGATGAAACTGCTAATACGATGGTGCAGCGTATGCAGTTGCAATCTGCGGTATTCGAATTATTTGGTCATCTGTGGGAGGCGGTCTCGCAAGAGGCAGCACAATGGTTTACCGACGGACATGAAAAGATCGAACTCGCCCACCAGATTCGCAATCGACTGCAGGGCCTGATGAGTCAGCAATTCAAACAGGGACACGAATCGAGTGGTCACTATGGCATTGATGATATTGCAGCCGAGCTGGGTATCAGTTCTTCTCACTGTAATCGCGTGTTCAAGCAGGTATTTGGTCAGTCTCCCCGTGCTGTATTGTCCCAGTTGGTTTTGCATGAAGCGAAGCTACTTCTGGGCAATCCGAAGCTATCCGTTCAGAATATTGCCGTCATGCTTGGTTACAAGGATATTGCCCATTTCAGTCGTCAATTCAAGCGCTGGTCCGGCATGTCACCATCCCGTTACCGACAGGAAAAGCCTGCTCTGGAGTGA
- a CDS encoding SDR family NAD(P)-dependent oxidoreductase, producing the protein MSHAGKVAIITGAGSGLGQAAALKLAEKGASIVVVDLVEETGRETVKQIEKLGSKAIFVQADVSKAPEVENYVKKAVEEFGRIDMFFNNAGIAGPGIKLIEHTIEQFDQIIDINLRSVFYGLKYVITEMLKTGGGSILNTASTAGIVGVPAVAPYAATKHGVVGLTRTAAIEYGKDNIRVNAIAPGTIETPMVVQFGKDNPEVFKATVDSIPSGRLGRPEEIANLVSFLLGDEAPYINGAVYPIDGAVTAQ; encoded by the coding sequence ATGAGTCACGCAGGAAAAGTAGCCATTATCACTGGAGCAGGGAGTGGATTGGGCCAAGCAGCAGCGCTAAAGCTGGCTGAGAAAGGCGCATCCATTGTCGTTGTGGATCTTGTCGAAGAGACAGGTCGTGAAACGGTTAAGCAGATTGAGAAGCTGGGAAGTAAAGCTATTTTTGTACAAGCAGATGTGAGTAAAGCACCTGAAGTTGAGAATTATGTAAAAAAAGCAGTCGAAGAGTTCGGACGAATCGACATGTTCTTTAATAATGCAGGTATTGCGGGTCCTGGGATCAAGCTGATTGAACATACGATCGAGCAGTTTGACCAAATTATTGATATTAACCTGAGAAGTGTGTTCTACGGGTTGAAGTATGTGATTACGGAAATGCTCAAGACAGGTGGGGGTTCCATTCTGAATACAGCCTCCACAGCCGGTATTGTTGGTGTACCCGCGGTTGCACCTTACGCAGCAACCAAACATGGCGTGGTCGGCTTGACCCGCACAGCTGCAATTGAATATGGCAAGGACAATATTCGTGTGAACGCGATTGCGCCAGGCACGATTGAGACACCGATGGTTGTTCAGTTTGGTAAAGATAATCCTGAAGTGTTCAAAGCAACGGTGGACAGCATTCCATCTGGACGCCTTGGCAGACCGGAAGAGATCGCGAACCTGGTTTCCTTCCTTCTGGGAGATGAAGCGCCATATATCAATGGTGCAGTATACCCGATCGATGGTGCAGTAACAGCTCAATAA
- a CDS encoding NAD(P)-dependent alcohol dehydrogenase, whose product MGQHQLPENMKAAVMTKPGHIIIEEQPVPQPEADEVLIQVMAVGVCGSDVHYFEHGRIGRFVVEKPIILGHECAGIIAAVGSNVSRLKTGDRVAIEPGVTCGRCTACKEGRYNLCPDVQFLATPPVDGAFVQYMVMREDMVFPIPDHLSYEEAAMNEPFSVGIHAARRSKLAPGTTLAIMGMGPVGLMAVAAAKSFGVEKIIVTDLEEVRLEAARRMGATHAINVRNEDALAVIRELTGGVGVDTAWETAGNPKALQSALYSLRRGGKLAIVGLPAQDEIALNVPFIADNEVDIYGIFRYANTYPAGIEFLSSGQHDVMSLITDRYSLEETQQAMERALHNKSGSLKVMVYPNGR is encoded by the coding sequence ATGGGACAACATCAACTGCCCGAGAACATGAAGGCCGCAGTCATGACAAAGCCAGGACATATTATTATTGAGGAACAACCCGTTCCCCAACCAGAAGCGGATGAGGTGTTAATCCAGGTGATGGCTGTCGGGGTGTGCGGCTCGGATGTGCATTATTTCGAACATGGGCGCATAGGCAGATTTGTCGTGGAAAAACCGATCATTCTGGGTCATGAGTGTGCGGGGATCATTGCTGCTGTGGGCTCGAACGTATCACGTTTGAAAACAGGGGATCGGGTTGCTATTGAGCCTGGGGTGACTTGCGGACGTTGCACGGCATGCAAGGAAGGTCGCTATAACCTGTGTCCGGATGTACAATTTCTGGCGACCCCTCCCGTGGATGGCGCATTTGTACAATACATGGTGATGCGTGAAGATATGGTATTCCCGATTCCAGATCATCTGTCTTATGAAGAAGCAGCAATGAACGAGCCATTCTCCGTTGGGATTCACGCTGCACGCCGGAGCAAATTGGCTCCGGGTACAACCCTGGCGATTATGGGCATGGGTCCAGTTGGACTCATGGCTGTGGCTGCTGCCAAATCTTTCGGTGTAGAGAAGATCATTGTAACGGATCTGGAAGAAGTTAGGCTAGAAGCGGCACGCCGCATGGGTGCCACTCATGCCATTAATGTGCGGAATGAAGATGCGCTGGCTGTGATTCGCGAGTTAACAGGTGGTGTGGGTGTCGATACCGCATGGGAAACAGCGGGCAATCCAAAGGCGCTACAATCTGCTCTGTATTCCCTTCGACGTGGAGGTAAACTTGCGATTGTGGGTCTGCCTGCACAGGATGAGATTGCACTCAATGTTCCATTTATTGCGGACAATGAAGTTGATATCTATGGCATATTCCGTTATGCCAACACGTATCCGGCAGGGATCGAGTTCCTGAGCTCCGGCCAGCATGACGTAATGTCCCTGATTACAGATCGTTATTCACTCGAAGAGACACAGCAGGCGATGGAACGTGCATTACACAATAAGAGCGGTAGTCTGAAGGTCATGGTATATCCGAACGGCAGATAG
- a CDS encoding SDR family oxidoreductase, protein MQLDLTGKTALVTGATGQLGRVIARTLANCGANLALHYINNDTKARELQGEIEALGRKAVIVQGDITKQDTAFRIRDEIQPVLGGVDIVVANAVIQYEWTTVLEQSPEDYLSQFESCVMQSVYLAKAFIPHMQNVKAGRFIGINTECAMQNFAHQSAYTAGKRGMDGVYRVLAKEVGEYQITVNQVAPGWTISERDRSSEPGHDEAYTRTVPLKRRGEDQEIANAVAFLASDLSSFITGAYIPVSGGNVMPAI, encoded by the coding sequence ATGCAATTGGATCTCACAGGAAAAACGGCTCTTGTTACAGGCGCAACCGGACAACTGGGGAGAGTCATCGCACGCACGTTGGCCAACTGTGGCGCCAATCTGGCTTTACATTACATTAATAATGATACCAAAGCTCGGGAGCTCCAGGGTGAGATTGAAGCACTTGGTCGTAAGGCTGTAATTGTACAGGGAGATATTACGAAGCAGGATACGGCATTTCGGATTCGTGATGAAATTCAGCCTGTCCTCGGCGGAGTGGATATCGTCGTTGCCAATGCGGTCATTCAATATGAATGGACAACGGTGTTGGAACAGTCTCCTGAAGATTATTTGAGTCAGTTCGAGTCCTGTGTTATGCAGAGTGTGTATCTTGCCAAAGCTTTCATTCCACATATGCAAAACGTCAAAGCAGGTCGCTTTATTGGCATTAATACCGAATGTGCGATGCAAAACTTCGCTCACCAATCGGCCTACACCGCTGGTAAGCGTGGAATGGATGGCGTATATCGCGTGCTAGCCAAGGAAGTTGGCGAGTATCAGATTACCGTAAACCAGGTTGCACCTGGATGGACAATCAGTGAACGTGATCGCTCCAGTGAGCCTGGACACGATGAAGCATACACGCGTACCGTGCCACTGAAGCGCAGGGGTGAAGATCAGGAAATTGCCAATGCAGTTGCTTTTCTCGCTTCGGATCTGTCCTCATTTATCACAGGTGCCTATATCCCGGTAAGTGGTGGAAATGTGATGCCTGCCATCTAA